The sequence GAACAGCACCAGCCGGGCTTCCAGCTCGGGGTGCGCTTCCAGCCCTGCCAGCAGGGTACGCAGGGCAATGTCCAGTGCTTGTTCCAGGGGATAACCGTACACGCCCGCGCTGATCAGTGGGAAGGCCACGCTGTGGGCGCCAGCTTCGGCGGCCAGCTTGAGGCTCTGACGGTAGGCGCCGGCCAGTGCTTCCGCCTCGCCGCGTGCGCCACCGTGCCACACCGGCCCCACGGCGTGGATGACCCAGCGTACGCCGCGCGCCTCCAGCCGGAAAGCTGAGGTAATGACGGCGGTGCCGGTCGGGGTGCCGCCGATGGGCCGCAGCGCAGCCAGCAGTTCAGGGCCGGCGGCGCTGTGGACAGCTCCATCTACGCCGCCGCCACCGCGCAGGCCGGCGTTCGCGGCAGTGACGATAGCGTCCACCTGCTGGCGGGTGATGTCCCCCTGCACCAGGCTCAGTCGCTCCTGGGCTGCCCTCACTGGCCGGCTCCTACGCTCCGAGCGGTCCGCAGGTGGTCGGCGCCCCTGGCCTGCGCCAGCTGCTCGGGGGAGCGCTCGGCGGCCGGCAGCAGGCGGCTGCGTTCAGCCTGCTGAATGGCGTGCAGGTCGGCCACCGCCTGTGCCAGGTCATCGTTGACGACCACGTAGTCGAACATGTCGGTCTGGTTCATCTCCACCTCGGCGCGGGCCAGGCGCTTTTCAATGCGCTCGGGCGTCTCGGTGGCGCGGCCTTCCAGCCGGCGGCGCAGCTCCTCCAGGCTGGGCGGCATGATGAAAATCATCACCGCCTCGTTTCCCAGCCGCTCGCGGACCTGCCGGGCACCTTCTACCTCAATCTCCAGCACCACGTCCTGCCCGCGGGCCAGCGCCTGGCGGATAGGAGCCAGCGGCGTGCCGTAATGGTTGCCCACGAACTCGGCATGCTCCAGGAACTCGCCGCGTGCGATGTGCTCGCTGAAGGTGTCCCGGTCCACAAACACGTAGTCCACGCCGTCCCGCTCGCCCTCGCGGGGGGCGCGGGTGGTCCACGAGGTGGAATAGAACACGTCCTGGTCCCTGAGCCAGTCGGCCCGCAGCGTGCCCTTGCCCACACCGGACGCGCCGGTGATGACCAGCAGCAGGCCGGGAGATGGCCGGGACGTGGGGGCGGCAGGTTCGGACAGGGACACTTCGTTCATGGCGCCCAGCATACGCTGCCGGTCCCGGCCGGTGCCAGCTCTCAGGCCGCCGCCGGCCCACAAAAAATCCCCGCACTGGGCGGGGAAGGGCTGAGGCTCGGCGGCCTCCAGAGGGCGTTATTTGCGGCGCCCAGCCGGCTTCTTGGCGCGGGTCTTGCCCAGGGCCTGACCCTTTTCAAAGCTGGCCTGCATCTTTTCCTGGGTTTCGCGGGCCAGGGCCTCGAAGTCCACCAGGCCGGCCTCCACGGTTTCCAGCGTGGGCTTGATGCTGCTGCCCTTACGGCTCACGGCCAATTCACGGTTGACGCCGTCGAACCACGCTTCAAACTCAGGGGTGTGTTCAAACAGCATTTCTTTGGTGTCTTTCTGATAGGTGCCGCTTTTGCCGCGCCGGGTGTACTGCTTGGGCAACGTAAAACGTTCGCCCGGCAGATAAATGGCTTTGAGCTCGCCCTGGCGCACCGCTTCACGGAACTGGCGCACAAACGTATCGCTGCGCTGGGCGTTGGTCAATTCTTGAACCTGCTCACTTAGTCTTTTGTAGGTCATCATTCCTCCGTTGGGGCAGTATAAGAGCAAAGCCGGCATCCGTAAAGCCAAGGGACATTTTGAGTCTATGCTCCTATTGATTTTGCCCCCCATATTCCTTCATTGCGGAGCCTCTCTAAAGCCCTTGAAGAGGTTTCAGGAATATTGGAGGTCGCTTCTTTGTACGCTCGGCGCTGCAAGGTGACACTTGCGCGGAACTCTGACCAGGGCGGCCGCGTACCGAAGAATATGCAATACAAATGGCAGTCCCGTGTGACCCAAACCCTGGCCTTTCCCGGCGCGTCGGTGCGTGTGCTGGAGTACTCCGCCTCCCCGCTGGAAGAACCGCTGAGCGGCTTTCACCAGGCCATCAGCCGCCCCGACCCCTACCGCCAGCTTCAGCTGGAGTTGAGCGGCGCTCAGGCCGTGCTGGAACCGGGAGCGCTGCAGTGGCTGCGCGGCGAGATGGAAGTGCAGGCCTCGGCCACCGGTGGGGCGCAGGGGGGTGGCCTGGGCGGACTGCTGCGCGGAGCCATGACGGCGGCGGCCACCGGCGAGGGGCTGTTCAAGACGGTGTACCGTGGCAGCGGCCAGATCAGCACCGAGCCCACGCGGCTGCATTACCTGCTGGGCGAACTTGCCGGTGAGGACCTGATTGTGGACGACGGCGCCTTCGTGGCGGCGGCCGGGCAAATTACCGTGGGGCGGCACGTCAACCGTGGCCTGGCCAACATGATGGGCAGCGGCGAGGGCCGCATTCAGCCCCGGCTCAGCGGCAGCGGCGTGTTCTGCCTGCAAAGCCCGGTCCACCCCGAGGAATTCCAGGTGCTGGACTTGCAGGGCGACACCCTCAAGGTGGACGGGAACCTGGTCCTGGCCTACACCGGTGGGTTGGAGATGACCGTGGAGCGCAGTGCCCGCAGCCTGCTGGGCGCTGGCAAGACGGGCGAGGGCTACTTGCAGGTGTACCGGGGCAGCGGCCGCGTGTGGCTGGCCCCCACCCTGGGCGGCCCAGGCCTGAGCGCGGCCGGCACTGTACTGGGCGGCGCGGCGCTGAGCGGCAACCTCAGCGAGATTCTGGGCAACTGATACGAAATTGTGGCCCGGAGCGCCAATTTTTGGCGGAGGCACCCAGGTCAGACCTGCCATGGCCCACCGGCTGAATCAGGCCGGACGTATCCGGGCAGTGATGCGACTGCCTGCGGTCCGGCCCCCGCTCAGCCGGCCTGCAACAGCCGGGACGGAGGGCTGGCTGCTGCGCCGGCTGGTTGGGGAGAAGCCTGGAGCGCTGTCTGCAGGCCCACATCTACCCGCACCACATGGCCCAGCAGCCAGGTGTGCATGACGTGGTGCAGCTCTTCCAGCAGCGGCAGCGTCAGGCCCTGTGCCGCCAGCCGGGCGCGGAAGCCCTGGCCGTAGGCTTCCAGCCGGGCGTGTGCGGCGCGCCCCTGGGCGGCGGCGGGGTTGCCGGTGCGCCGCATCAGCAGTTCTTCGTAGGTCAGGTGCAGGTAGAGGTGGGTCTCTACAAAGGAGAGGAACACTCCGAGTTCCCCCAGGTCCGGCGCCTCGCCGGCCCGCAGACGGTCAAGGTGGCCTTCCAACTGGTTGGCATAGTCGAACAGCCGCCGGTGCTGGCGGTCAAGGCGACTCTCGCCCGTCTCATAGCTGGTGTTCCACTCCAGAGGCACCGCGAAGTTCTAGTGCAGTCTGCCTGACAGCTTCGTGACAGACCGGAGACAGAAAAACTCCCCTGCCGGCGGCCGTAGCCAGGGCAGGGGAGTTCAGCAGTGGCAGCTCAGCCGATGGTTTCCCGGACCACCTTGACCACGTTCTGTACGCTGAAGCCCAGCTTTTCCAGCACCACTTCGCCGGGGGCGGACGCGCCGAAACGGTCCAGCGTGACCAGGCCGCCCTCCGTGCCGACCCACTCGAACCAGGGCTGGCTGGCGGCGGCCTCAATCGCCACGCGGGGGGCCGTGCCCAGCACCTCGCGGCGGTACTCCCTGTCCTGCTCGCGGAACAGCTCGAAGCAGGGCATGGACACCACGCGGGCAGCCACGCCTTCGCCGGCCAGCGCTTCGGCGGCGTCCAGGGCCAGCGCCACTTCCGAGCCGGTCGCCAGCAGGGTCACGGCGGCATTTTCGGCGTCCCGGACCACGTAGGCGCCTTTCTTCACGCCCGCATGGTTGGCAGGCAGCACCGGCAGGTTCTGGCGCGAGAGCACCAGCGCTGTGGGGCCTTTTTTGTATTCCAGCGCCAGCGCCCAGGCGGCGGCGGTCTCGTTGGCGTCGGCGGGGCGGAACACATGGGCGCCCGGCACGGCCCGCAGCATCGCCAGCTGCTCGACCGGCTGGTGGGTGGGGCCGTCCTCGCCCAGGCCCACGCTGTCGTGGGTCAGCAC is a genomic window of Deinococcus proteolyticus MRP containing:
- a CDS encoding bacteriohemerythrin, coding for MPLEWNTSYETGESRLDRQHRRLFDYANQLEGHLDRLRAGEAPDLGELGVFLSFVETHLYLHLTYEELLMRRTGNPAAAQGRAAHARLEAYGQGFRARLAAQGLTLPLLEELHHVMHTWLLGHVVRVDVGLQTALQASPQPAGAAASPPSRLLQAG
- a CDS encoding AIM24 family protein; amino-acid sequence: MTQTLAFPGASVRVLEYSASPLEEPLSGFHQAISRPDPYRQLQLELSGAQAVLEPGALQWLRGEMEVQASATGGAQGGGLGGLLRGAMTAAATGEGLFKTVYRGSGQISTEPTRLHYLLGELAGEDLIVDDGAFVAAAGQITVGRHVNRGLANMMGSGEGRIQPRLSGSGVFCLQSPVHPEEFQVLDLQGDTLKVDGNLVLAYTGGLEMTVERSARSLLGAGKTGEGYLQVYRGSGRVWLAPTLGGPGLSAAGTVLGGAALSGNLSEILGN
- the gmk gene encoding guanylate kinase codes for the protein MLGAMNEVSLSEPAAPTSRPSPGLLLVITGASGVGKGTLRADWLRDQDVFYSTSWTTRAPREGERDGVDYVFVDRDTFSEHIARGEFLEHAEFVGNHYGTPLAPIRQALARGQDVVLEIEVEGARQVRERLGNEAVMIFIMPPSLEELRRRLEGRATETPERIEKRLARAEVEMNQTDMFDYVVVNDDLAQAVADLHAIQQAERSRLLPAAERSPEQLAQARGADHLRTARSVGAGQ
- a CDS encoding macro domain-containing protein, which encodes MRAAQERLSLVQGDITRQQVDAIVTAANAGLRGGGGVDGAVHSAAGPELLAALRPIGGTPTGTAVITSAFRLEARGVRWVIHAVGPVWHGGARGEAEALAGAYRQSLKLAAEAGAHSVAFPLISAGVYGYPLEQALDIALRTLLAGLEAHPELEARLVLFGEPTYRAAQAAFGRL